Proteins encoded within one genomic window of Ideonella dechloratans:
- a CDS encoding acyltransferase family protein: MSRPANRAASVPLIDLGRVLASQLIVWHHLTIYSPLQAQLDPLAPSLWSWLADPARMAVQIFLVMGGYLAAMQWLPHPDAGDRLPPAALPRALWQRYLRLVPACIVALGAAVLSAELARWLTGDPNLPPTPSWSQWLINLLLLQDILGQDALNAGLWYVAIDLQLFGLVLLIVALRHHAAWRGGLTFGLVLGLTVASLFGFNLRHELDAWALYFFGSYGLGMLAAWVRNARHRHHAWLGQAFLAGVVLMALSLAWRDRLVVAGVTALCLANPWLNGPLWSRLAQWGPLPWLARTSYAVFLAHYPVCVLTGAVVSAFWPDTAVFSALGLLVTWALALLAGWALHVGVEQQVKSWGRAPARLPTQALPAAR; encoded by the coding sequence ATGTCCCGCCCTGCAAACCGCGCGGCCAGCGTGCCGCTGATCGACCTCGGTCGCGTGCTGGCCTCCCAGCTGATCGTCTGGCACCACCTGACCATCTACAGCCCGCTGCAGGCCCAGCTCGACCCGCTGGCGCCCTCGCTGTGGTCCTGGCTGGCCGACCCGGCCCGCATGGCGGTGCAGATCTTCCTGGTGATGGGCGGTTACCTGGCCGCCATGCAGTGGCTGCCCCATCCGGACGCCGGCGATCGCCTGCCCCCGGCGGCCCTGCCGCGCGCGCTGTGGCAGCGCTACCTGCGCCTGGTGCCGGCCTGCATCGTGGCGCTGGGCGCGGCGGTGCTCAGTGCCGAACTGGCCCGCTGGCTCACCGGCGACCCCAACCTGCCGCCCACGCCCAGTTGGAGCCAGTGGCTGATCAACCTGCTGCTGCTGCAGGACATCCTGGGCCAGGACGCCCTGAACGCCGGGCTCTGGTACGTGGCCATCGACCTGCAGCTCTTCGGCCTGGTGCTGCTGATCGTGGCGCTGCGCCACCACGCCGCCTGGCGCGGCGGACTGACCTTCGGCCTGGTGCTGGGACTGACGGTGGCTTCGCTGTTCGGCTTCAACCTGCGGCATGAGCTGGACGCCTGGGCGCTCTACTTCTTCGGCAGCTACGGCCTGGGCATGCTGGCGGCCTGGGTGCGCAACGCCCGCCACCGCCACCACGCCTGGCTGGGCCAGGCCTTCCTGGCCGGGGTGGTGCTGATGGCGCTGAGCCTGGCCTGGCGGGACCGCCTGGTGGTGGCCGGCGTCACCGCCCTGTGCCTGGCCAACCCCTGGCTCAACGGCCCGCTGTGGAGCCGCCTGGCCCAGTGGGGGCCGCTGCCCTGGCTGGCCCGCACCTCCTACGCGGTCTTCCTGGCCCATTACCCGGTCTGCGTGCTGACCGGCGCGGTGGTCAGCGCCTTCTGGCCGGACACCGCCGTCTTCAGCGCCCTGGGCCTGCTGGTCACCTGGGCCCTGGCCCTGCTGGCCGGCTGGGCCCTGCATGTGGGCGTGGAGCAGCAGGTCAAATCCTGGGGGCGTGCGCCGGCGCGACTGCCGACCCAAGCCCTGCCCGCCGCGCGCTGA
- a CDS encoding glutamine--tRNA ligase/YqeY domain fusion protein, whose amino-acid sequence MSDTKNTPAHEAVKPANFLRAIIERDLEAGTYAHRPFGGTPGDAAHHAAGQPDPAKVRLRFPPEPNGYLHVGHAKSICLNFGLARDYGGVCHLRFDDTNPEKEEQEYVDAIEEMVKWLGWDWNAFGTPHLYYASNYFDFMYRAAETLIERGQAYVDEQTPEEMRANRGDFTTPGTNSPFRDRTVAENLARFREMRDGRHADGSMVLRAKIDMASPNINLRDPAIYRIRRATHHNTGDKWCIYPMYTFAHPIEDALERITHSICTLEFEDQRPFYDWLLENLADAGLLAHPLPKQYEFGRLNLSYVVTSKRKLKQLVDEKHVSGWDDPRMPTLAGMRRRGYTPAAVRKMADDTGASKTNAWIDYSVLDIALRADLEEQAPRAMAVIDPVKLKLTNYAEVFGSAEHREPCSAPAHPHHPELGQRSFSLGPELWIEREDFAEVPPKGFFRLFPGNKVRLKYGYVIECTGCEKDADGSVTAVTATVLPDTKSGTPGADAVKVKGVLTWVGVHDGVAAEIRLFDRLFTEAQPDAGGRDFLSVLNPGSKKIVQGYLEPSLAHAPPEARYQFERHGYFVTDRLDHRADAPVINRITGLRDSWAK is encoded by the coding sequence ATGAGCGACACCAAGAACACCCCGGCCCACGAAGCCGTCAAGCCCGCCAACTTCCTGCGCGCCATCATCGAGCGCGACCTCGAAGCCGGCACCTATGCCCACCGCCCCTTTGGCGGCACCCCGGGTGACGCCGCCCACCACGCGGCCGGGCAGCCCGACCCGGCCAAGGTGCGGCTGCGCTTTCCGCCCGAGCCCAACGGCTATCTGCATGTGGGCCACGCCAAGAGCATCTGCCTGAACTTCGGCCTGGCGCGCGACTACGGCGGCGTCTGCCACCTGCGCTTCGACGACACCAACCCCGAGAAGGAAGAGCAGGAGTACGTCGACGCCATCGAGGAGATGGTGAAGTGGTTGGGCTGGGACTGGAACGCCTTCGGCACCCCCCACCTCTACTACGCCAGCAACTACTTCGACTTCATGTACCGGGCGGCCGAGACGCTGATCGAGCGCGGCCAGGCCTATGTGGACGAGCAGACGCCCGAGGAGATGCGCGCCAACCGCGGCGACTTCACCACCCCGGGCACCAACAGCCCCTTCCGCGACCGCACTGTGGCCGAAAACCTGGCGCGCTTTCGCGAGATGCGCGACGGCCGGCACGCCGACGGCAGCATGGTGCTGCGGGCCAAGATCGACATGGCCTCGCCCAACATCAACCTGCGCGACCCGGCCATCTACCGCATCCGCCGCGCCACCCACCACAACACGGGCGACAAGTGGTGCATCTACCCGATGTACACCTTCGCGCACCCGATCGAGGACGCGCTGGAGCGCATCACCCACTCCATCTGCACCCTGGAGTTCGAGGACCAGCGGCCCTTCTACGACTGGCTGCTGGAGAACCTGGCGGACGCCGGCCTGCTGGCCCACCCGCTGCCCAAGCAGTACGAGTTCGGCCGCCTGAACCTCAGCTACGTCGTCACCAGCAAGCGCAAGCTCAAGCAGCTGGTCGACGAGAAGCACGTCAGCGGCTGGGACGACCCGCGCATGCCCACGCTGGCCGGCATGCGCCGGCGCGGCTACACGCCCGCGGCCGTGCGCAAGATGGCCGATGACACCGGTGCCTCCAAGACCAATGCCTGGATCGACTACTCGGTGCTGGACATCGCCCTGCGCGCCGACCTGGAAGAGCAGGCCCCGCGCGCGATGGCCGTCATCGACCCGGTCAAGCTCAAGCTGACGAACTACGCCGAGGTCTTCGGCAGCGCCGAGCACCGCGAGCCCTGCAGCGCCCCGGCCCACCCGCACCACCCCGAACTGGGCCAGCGCAGCTTCAGCCTGGGCCCCGAGCTGTGGATCGAGCGCGAGGACTTCGCCGAGGTGCCGCCCAAGGGCTTCTTCCGCCTCTTCCCGGGCAACAAGGTGCGCCTGAAGTACGGCTATGTCATCGAGTGCACCGGCTGCGAGAAGGATGCCGACGGCAGCGTCACCGCCGTGACCGCCACCGTGCTGCCCGACACCAAGAGCGGCACGCCGGGCGCCGACGCGGTCAAGGTCAAGGGCGTGCTCACCTGGGTGGGCGTGCACGACGGCGTGGCCGCCGAGATCCGCCTGTTCGACCGTCTGTTCACCGAGGCCCAGCCCGATGCCGGCGGCCGCGACTTCCTCAGCGTGCTCAACCCGGGCAGCAAGAAGATCGTCCAGGGCTACCTGGAGCCCTCCCTGGCCCATGCCCCGCCCGAGGCCCGCTACCAGTTCGAACGCCACGGCTACTTCGTGACGGACCGACTGGACCACCGCGCCGACGCCCCGGTGATCAACCGCATCACCGGCCTGCGGGACAGCTGGGCCAAGTAA
- a CDS encoding sensor histidine kinase: MNTPAMSPAAGRLPSPRVIAVNVLRALLICTGVALFITVLQGGRGFWESLVYSNTIGLGCTVFIEAGRRTTARWVRHRHPDDEEAHHHWPGWPLMVPVLLLGTLAGYTVGVALGNAATGYHLPLPWELGRQAGSAGTLTFSISIGVIATYLFWLRGRLAATQARAEAAQRLAAETQLKLMESQLEPHMLFNTLANLRALIGVDPAQAQAMLDRLIDFLRGTLQATRVERHALSVEFARLADYLALMQVRMGDRLHTALELPAELADLPVPPLLLQPLVENAIKHGLEPQRGPGRLTVRAWATEGQLHLQVRDTGRGLAAAQRDGTAAPGTGFGTQQVRERLQALFGGRASFRLSEPPEGGASADLTLPLD, translated from the coding sequence ATGAACACCCCCGCCATGTCACCGGCCGCCGGCCGACTCCCCTCCCCCCGGGTGATCGCCGTGAACGTGCTGCGCGCCCTGCTCATCTGCACCGGCGTGGCGCTGTTCATCACGGTGCTGCAGGGCGGCCGCGGCTTCTGGGAGAGCCTGGTCTACTCCAACACCATCGGCCTGGGCTGCACCGTGTTCATCGAGGCCGGACGCCGGACCACCGCCCGCTGGGTGCGCCACCGCCATCCCGACGACGAGGAGGCCCACCACCACTGGCCCGGCTGGCCCCTGATGGTGCCGGTGCTGCTGCTGGGCACCCTGGCGGGCTACACCGTCGGCGTGGCCCTGGGCAATGCCGCCACCGGCTACCACCTGCCCCTGCCCTGGGAGCTGGGGCGCCAGGCCGGCTCGGCCGGCACCCTGACCTTCAGCATCTCCATCGGCGTCATCGCCACCTACCTGTTCTGGCTGCGCGGCCGGCTGGCCGCCACCCAGGCGCGGGCCGAGGCCGCCCAACGTCTGGCGGCTGAAACCCAGCTCAAGCTGATGGAAAGCCAGCTGGAGCCGCACATGCTGTTCAACACCCTGGCCAATCTGCGGGCACTCATCGGCGTGGACCCGGCCCAGGCCCAGGCGATGTTGGACCGGCTGATCGACTTCCTGCGCGGCACGCTGCAGGCCACCCGGGTCGAGCGCCACGCCCTGTCGGTCGAGTTCGCCCGCCTGGCCGACTACCTGGCCCTGATGCAGGTGCGCATGGGCGACCGACTCCATACCGCGCTGGAACTGCCGGCCGAGCTGGCTGACCTGCCCGTGCCACCGCTGCTGCTGCAGCCCCTGGTGGAAAACGCCATCAAGCACGGACTGGAACCCCAGCGCGGCCCCGGCCGGCTGACGGTGCGCGCCTGGGCGACAGAAGGCCAGCTGCACCTGCAGGTGCGCGACACCGGCCGCGGCCTGGCCGCGGCGCAGCGGGACGGCACCGCCGCGCCGGGCACCGGCTTCGGTACCCAGCAGGTGCGCGAACGCCTGCAGGCCCTGTTCGGCGGGCGCGCCAGCTTTCGCCTGAGCGAGCCGCCAGAGGGGGGCGCCAGCGCCGACCTCACCCTGCCCCTGGACTGA
- a CDS encoding DUF2306 domain-containing protein has product MDPLHPLATLFAPFASLRPAIAVHLAAALSALCLGPFILWRRKGTPSHKMLGRLWGGLMLTAAVSSLFIRDFHLPNIAGYTPIHLLTALTFFGVIGGVLWARRGQMVSHQKAMRGTFWGGCVGAGLFALAPGRFLGQWLWHHALGWL; this is encoded by the coding sequence ATGGACCCCCTGCATCCCCTCGCCACGCTCTTCGCCCCCTTCGCCAGCCTGCGCCCGGCCATCGCCGTTCACCTGGCGGCCGCCCTCTCGGCCCTGTGCCTGGGCCCCTTCATCCTGTGGCGGCGCAAGGGCACGCCCAGCCACAAGATGCTGGGCCGCCTCTGGGGCGGCCTGATGCTCACCGCGGCGGTCAGCAGCCTCTTCATCCGCGACTTCCACCTGCCCAACATCGCCGGCTACACCCCCATCCACCTGCTCACCGCCCTGACCTTCTTCGGTGTCATCGGCGGCGTGCTGTGGGCCCGGCGGGGCCAGATGGTCTCCCACCAGAAGGCCATGCGCGGCACCTTCTGGGGTGGCTGCGTCGGCGCCGGCCTCTTCGCCCTGGCCCCGGGGCGCTTCCTGGGCCAGTGGCTGTGGCACCACGCCTTGGGATGGCTGTGA
- a CDS encoding helicase HerA-like C-terminal domain-containing protein has translation MVDPILVGQHGEITCELLPALANRHGLITGATGTGKTITLQTLAENFSRIGVPVFMADVKGDLTGISQAGQIGDKLAAILKERGLATPAAIACPTTLWDVFGEQGHPVRATVSDMGPLLLSRMLALNETQAGVLNLVFKIADDHGLALLDLKDLRAMLQYVGDNGSQFTTEYGNVSAASIGAIQRGLLQIEQQGGDQFFGEPMLNITDFMQTVDGQGVVNILAADKLMNAPRLYATFLLWMLSELFETLPEVGDLDKPKLVFFFDEAHLLFKDAPDALVERIELVVRLVRSKGVGVYFVTQNPLDVPDTVLGQLGNRVQHALRAFTPRDQKAVKSAADTMRANPGLDIATAITELGVGEALISFLDAKGRPSVTQRVFVLPPGSQIGPITPAQRQALIQGSLVAGVYEKTVDRESAYEKLKGRAATTADTRDQMQRQAPPGGGSLADEAGQVFRGDTPAPQAPQGGTVTGNGGGNSGGNGGLLGGLGDILFGSTGPRGGHREGLAEAAAKSAIRTIGSSVGREIVRGVLGSLLGGSSKRR, from the coding sequence ATGGTCGATCCCATCCTGGTGGGTCAGCACGGTGAGATCACCTGCGAACTGCTGCCCGCGCTGGCCAACCGCCATGGCCTGATCACCGGGGCCACCGGCACCGGCAAGACCATCACCCTGCAGACCCTGGCCGAGAATTTCTCCAGGATCGGCGTGCCGGTCTTCATGGCCGACGTCAAGGGCGACCTGACCGGCATCAGCCAGGCCGGGCAGATCGGCGACAAGCTGGCCGCCATCCTGAAGGAACGCGGCCTGGCCACGCCGGCCGCCATCGCCTGCCCCACCACGCTGTGGGACGTCTTCGGCGAACAGGGCCACCCGGTGCGCGCCACCGTGTCCGACATGGGCCCCCTGCTGCTGTCGCGCATGCTGGCCCTCAACGAGACCCAGGCCGGGGTGCTGAACCTGGTCTTCAAGATCGCCGATGACCACGGCCTGGCCCTGCTGGACCTGAAGGACCTGCGCGCCATGCTGCAGTACGTGGGCGACAACGGCAGCCAGTTCACCACCGAGTACGGCAACGTCAGCGCCGCCTCCATCGGCGCCATCCAGCGCGGCCTGCTGCAGATCGAGCAGCAGGGCGGCGACCAGTTCTTCGGCGAGCCCATGCTCAACATCACCGACTTCATGCAGACGGTGGACGGGCAAGGCGTGGTCAACATCCTGGCGGCCGACAAGCTGATGAACGCGCCGCGGCTGTACGCCACCTTCCTGCTGTGGATGCTGTCGGAGCTGTTCGAGACCCTGCCCGAGGTGGGCGACCTGGACAAGCCCAAGCTGGTCTTCTTCTTCGACGAGGCCCACCTGCTGTTCAAGGACGCGCCCGACGCCCTGGTCGAGCGCATCGAGCTGGTGGTGCGCCTGGTGCGCTCCAAGGGTGTGGGCGTCTATTTCGTCACCCAGAACCCGCTGGACGTGCCCGACACCGTGCTGGGCCAGTTGGGCAACCGGGTGCAGCACGCCCTGCGCGCCTTCACCCCGCGCGACCAGAAGGCCGTCAAGAGCGCGGCCGACACCATGCGCGCCAACCCGGGGCTGGACATCGCCACCGCCATCACCGAGCTGGGCGTGGGCGAGGCCCTGATCAGCTTCCTGGACGCCAAGGGCCGGCCCAGCGTCACCCAGCGCGTCTTCGTGCTGCCCCCGGGCAGCCAGATCGGCCCGATCACCCCCGCCCAGCGCCAGGCGCTGATCCAGGGTTCGCTGGTGGCCGGCGTCTACGAGAAGACCGTGGACCGCGAGTCGGCCTACGAAAAGCTCAAGGGACGGGCCGCCACCACCGCCGACACCCGGGACCAGATGCAGCGACAAGCCCCACCAGGGGGCGGCAGCCTGGCCGACGAGGCGGGCCAGGTCTTCCGGGGCGACACACCCGCACCGCAGGCCCCGCAGGGTGGCACGGTCACCGGCAACGGCGGCGGCAACAGCGGTGGCAATGGGGGCCTGCTGGGCGGCCTGGGCGACATCCTGTTCGGCTCCACCGGCCCGCGCGGTGGCCACCGCGAAGGCCTGGCCGAGGCCGCGGCCAAGTCCGCCATCCGCACCATCGGCTCCAGCGTCGGCCGGGAAATCGTGCGCGGCGTGCTGGGCAGCCTGCTGGGTGGCAGCAGCAAGCGGCGCTGA